In Nostoc sp. GT001, a genomic segment contains:
- a CDS encoding transcriptional repressor, with translation MTVYTTTSLKAELNERGWRLTPQRETILHIFQELPQGEHLSAEDLYHRLETDGEGISLSTIYRTLKLMARMGILRELELGEGHKHYEINQPYPHHHHHLICVRCNSTIEFKNDSILKIGSKTAQKEGFHLLDCQMTIHAVCPKCQRALMPL, from the coding sequence ATGACTGTCTACACAACTACTTCACTCAAGGCAGAACTGAACGAACGAGGCTGGCGTTTAACTCCCCAGCGCGAAACAATTTTACACATTTTTCAAGAACTTCCGCAAGGTGAACATCTGAGTGCGGAGGATCTTTATCATCGGCTCGAAACTGATGGTGAAGGGATCAGTCTGTCAACTATTTATCGGACTTTGAAGTTGATGGCAAGGATGGGAATTTTACGGGAACTAGAATTGGGCGAGGGACATAAGCATTATGAGATCAACCAGCCCTATCCTCATCACCACCATCACTTAATTTGTGTTAGATGCAACTCAACTATTGAGTTTAAAAATGATTCAATTTTAAAAATTGGGTCAAAAACCGCTCAAAAAGAAGGTTTTCACCTCTTAGATTGTCAAATGACCATCCATGCAGTGTGCCCCAAATGCCAACGGGCACTGATGCCGCTTTAG